One Sodalis praecaptivus DNA segment encodes these proteins:
- a CDS encoding TM2 domain-containing protein — protein sequence MGNYVYCRGCGKEIHETARSCPHCGAIISVIGSKNRIAAALLAFFLGGLGVHKFYLGKIGQGVLYLLFCWTFIPAFIAFIEFIVYLCTSDEKFARKYG from the coding sequence ATGGGAAATTATGTTTACTGCCGGGGCTGTGGGAAGGAAATCCATGAAACAGCAAGAAGTTGCCCGCACTGTGGCGCCATCATTAGCGTCATCGGCAGTAAAAACCGCATTGCCGCCGCGCTGTTGGCGTTTTTTCTGGGTGGCCTTGGCGTTCATAAATTTTATCTGGGCAAAATTGGGCAAGGGGTGCTTTACCTGCTGTTCTGCTGGACCTTCATTCCCGCATTTATTGCGTTCATCGAATTCATCGTCTATTTATGCACGTCTGATGAAAAATTCGCCAGAAAGTATGGTTGA
- a CDS encoding TIGR00730 family Rossman fold protein, whose translation MSSVGIFCGSANGNDPVYSKAARQVGQRLAEQGVGIVYGGGKVGLMGAVADAALQYGGAVIGVIPQSLVAREIAHTGLTHLHVVANMHERKMKMAELADAFIALPGGAGTLEEIFEQWTWAQLGLHAKPCAFFDVDGFYRPLQDMIRQMVSKGFLKKSYEDMLLFSENLSEITEYFADYRAPDVKWSR comes from the coding sequence ATGAGTAGTGTAGGAATATTTTGCGGCTCCGCTAACGGCAATGATCCGGTTTACAGCAAAGCCGCCAGACAGGTCGGCCAGCGGTTAGCCGAACAGGGGGTGGGTATCGTCTACGGCGGGGGAAAGGTCGGACTGATGGGGGCCGTTGCTGACGCGGCGTTACAGTACGGCGGCGCTGTCATCGGGGTGATTCCGCAGTCGTTGGTCGCGCGTGAAATCGCCCATACCGGATTAACCCACCTTCACGTCGTCGCGAACATGCACGAACGAAAAATGAAAATGGCGGAGCTGGCGGATGCTTTTATCGCGCTGCCCGGCGGTGCCGGGACGCTGGAAGAGATATTCGAGCAATGGACATGGGCTCAGCTCGGGCTTCATGCCAAGCCCTGTGCCTTTTTTGATGTCGACGGTTTTTACCGCCCGCTGCAAGACATGATTCGTCAAATGGTCAGCAAAGGCTTCCTGAAAAAGAGCTATGAAGATATGCTCCTTTTTTCGGAAAATCTGTCGGAAATTACGGAATATTTCGCTGATTACCGCGCGCCAGACGTCAAATGGTCGAGATAA
- a CDS encoding NUDIX hydrolase translates to MADEKVIHIAAAVITDPLGRVLLVRKRNTAFFMQPGGKIEAGERPATALVRELHEELQMQVAEQDAAFLGQFTDIAANEPGYRLIADVFAVPAPTHIVTASAEIEDVIWLSPSASEGVPLAPLTRKQLLPLLMEAKTPINP, encoded by the coding sequence ATGGCGGATGAAAAAGTAATCCATATCGCTGCGGCGGTAATCACTGACCCGTTGGGCCGCGTATTGCTGGTGAGGAAACGGAATACGGCCTTTTTTATGCAGCCGGGGGGCAAAATCGAGGCGGGCGAGCGGCCGGCAACGGCGTTGGTGCGTGAACTGCATGAGGAGCTTCAGATGCAGGTTGCCGAGCAGGACGCCGCTTTTCTCGGGCAATTCACCGATATCGCCGCCAACGAACCCGGCTACAGGCTGATTGCGGATGTTTTTGCCGTGCCGGCACCCACCCATATCGTCACGGCCTCCGCGGAGATAGAAGACGTTATTTGGCTCAGTCCATCAGCCAGTGAAGGTGTTCCGCTGGCGCCCCTTACTCGGAAGCAACTTCTACCTTTGCTAATGGAAGCGAAGACGCCGATTAACCCCTGA
- the cpxP gene encoding cell-envelope stress modulator CpxP produces MHKYILLFIAATLVSVNTVAAEKNTLENWQQDALTHRIQDSHYSMFDGVKLTEQQRQQLRDLMSLASRDTPRINISEMERLHTLVTAKTFDEAAVREQTEKMAQEQVARQVEMARVRNQMYNLLTPEQQQILEQKHLQRINDLKLQMADRISTSAQKPAVNE; encoded by the coding sequence ATGCACAAATACATCCTCTTGTTCATCGCCGCCACGCTGGTCTCTGTTAATACTGTAGCCGCTGAAAAGAATACTTTGGAAAATTGGCAACAGGATGCCCTTACGCACCGGATACAGGATAGCCATTACAGCATGTTCGATGGCGTTAAGCTTACGGAACAGCAGCGGCAGCAGTTGCGGGATCTCATGAGCCTCGCAAGTCGCGATACGCCCCGCATCAATATTAGCGAAATGGAACGCCTGCATACGCTGGTGACCGCTAAAACTTTTGACGAGGCCGCCGTTAGGGAACAAACGGAAAAAATGGCCCAGGAGCAGGTTGCTCGTCAGGTTGAAATGGCTCGGGTGCGCAACCAAATGTATAACTTGCTTACGCCGGAACAGCAACAGATTCTAGAGCAAAAGCATCTGCAGCGGATCAATGATTTAAAGTTGCAGATGGCGGACAGGATTTCGACTTCTGCCCAGAAGCCAGCAGTAAATGAATAA
- the cpxR gene encoding envelope stress response regulator transcription factor CpxR translates to MNKILLVDDDRELTSLLKELLEMEGFNVQVAHDGEQALSQLDSSIDLLLLDVMMPRKNGIDTLKELRQQHQTPVIMLTARGSELDRVLGLELGADDYLPKPFNDRELVARIRAILRRSHWTEQQQTGEAGTPSLEVDFLRLNPGRQEATFDGTPLELTGTEFTLLYLLAQHLGQVVSREHLSQEVLGKRLTPFDRAIDMHISNLRRKLPERKDGHPWFKTLRGRGYLMVSAA, encoded by the coding sequence ATGAATAAAATCCTTTTGGTTGATGATGACCGCGAATTAACGTCGTTGTTGAAGGAACTATTGGAAATGGAAGGCTTTAACGTCCAGGTAGCCCATGACGGGGAACAGGCGTTGAGCCAGTTGGACAGTTCCATTGACTTATTGCTTCTTGATGTGATGATGCCGCGCAAGAATGGCATTGACACCCTAAAAGAGCTGCGTCAGCAGCATCAGACGCCGGTGATTATGCTGACCGCCCGCGGCAGCGAGCTGGATCGCGTTTTGGGCCTGGAGTTGGGGGCGGATGATTATCTGCCCAAACCGTTTAACGATCGCGAATTGGTGGCGCGCATACGGGCAATTCTGCGCCGCTCGCACTGGACGGAGCAACAGCAGACCGGCGAGGCGGGCACCCCGTCCCTTGAGGTGGATTTTCTGCGCCTGAATCCGGGCCGGCAGGAGGCGACCTTCGACGGTACGCCGCTGGAATTGACCGGAACCGAATTCACTTTGCTGTATTTGTTGGCGCAGCATCTGGGCCAGGTCGTGTCGCGCGAGCATTTAAGCCAGGAGGTCCTGGGCAAACGATTGACGCCGTTTGACCGGGCGATTGATATGCATATTTCCAATTTGCGTCGCAAGCTGCCGGAACGCAAAGACGGGCATCCCTGGTTCAAAACGCTGCGCGGCCGGGGCTATTTGATGGTATCCGCTGCATGA
- the cpxA gene encoding envelope stress sensor histidine kinase CpxA, with translation MINSLTARIFAIFWLTLALVLMLVLMVPKLDSRQMTQLLDSEQRQGVMLQQHVEAELAADPANDLMWWRRLFRAIDKWAPPGQRLILVTSEGRVIGAQRNEMQIIRNFIGQSDNADHPQKKKYGRAELVGPFAIRDGEDNYQLYQIRPAGSAQSDFISLLFDRPLLLLIVTMLISIPLLLWLAWSLAKPARKLKHAADEVARGNLRQHPELEAGPQEFLATGVSFNQMVSALERMVTAQQRLLSDISHELRTPLTRLQLATALMRRRHGEGHELARIETEAQRLDSMINDLLVLSRNQHKNELSREVLKANDLWSDVLSDAQFEAEQMGKSLELTSPPGNWTLMGNPSALDSALENIVRNALRYSHQRISVGFSADQQGITITVDDDGPGVSEDDREQIFRPFYRTDEARDRESGGTGLGLAIVETAVMQHRGWVKAEDSPLGGLRLIIWLPLLPQR, from the coding sequence ATGATCAATAGTTTGACCGCACGCATATTCGCCATATTTTGGTTGACCCTTGCCCTGGTGCTTATGTTGGTGCTTATGGTGCCCAAGCTGGACTCTCGCCAGATGACGCAGTTGCTCGACAGCGAGCAGCGTCAGGGCGTGATGTTGCAACAGCATGTGGAGGCGGAGCTGGCCGCCGATCCGGCTAACGATTTGATGTGGTGGCGCCGGCTGTTCCGCGCCATCGATAAATGGGCGCCGCCCGGCCAGCGTTTGATTTTGGTGACCAGCGAAGGACGGGTCATCGGCGCCCAGCGCAACGAGATGCAGATCATCCGCAATTTCATCGGCCAATCTGACAATGCCGATCATCCTCAGAAGAAAAAATATGGCCGCGCGGAACTGGTGGGGCCTTTCGCCATTCGCGACGGCGAGGACAATTATCAGCTTTACCAGATTCGTCCGGCCGGCAGCGCCCAGTCGGACTTTATTAGCCTGCTGTTCGATCGCCCGCTGCTCTTGCTGATTGTCACCATGCTTATCAGCATCCCGCTGCTGTTATGGCTGGCCTGGAGCCTGGCCAAACCGGCGCGTAAACTGAAGCATGCCGCCGATGAAGTGGCGCGCGGCAATCTGCGCCAGCATCCTGAGCTGGAAGCGGGGCCGCAGGAATTCTTGGCGACCGGCGTCAGTTTTAATCAGATGGTCAGCGCGCTGGAGCGCATGGTGACCGCCCAGCAGCGTTTGCTGTCCGACATCTCTCATGAGCTGCGCACGCCGTTAACCCGACTACAGCTGGCCACCGCGCTGATGCGCCGGCGGCACGGCGAAGGGCATGAACTCGCGCGCATCGAGACCGAGGCGCAGCGGCTCGACTCAATGATTAACGATCTGCTGGTGCTGTCCCGCAATCAGCATAAAAACGAGCTATCGCGTGAGGTGTTGAAGGCCAACGATCTATGGTCGGATGTGCTGAGCGACGCCCAGTTTGAAGCGGAGCAAATGGGCAAAAGCCTTGAGCTGACTTCGCCACCGGGCAACTGGACGCTGATGGGGAATCCTTCCGCGCTGGACAGCGCGCTGGAGAATATCGTGCGCAACGCCCTGCGTTACTCGCACCAGCGCATCTCGGTCGGGTTTAGCGCCGATCAACAAGGCATCACCATTACCGTGGACGATGACGGCCCCGGCGTCAGCGAGGATGACCGCGAGCAGATTTTCCGACCGTTCTACCGCACCGATGAAGCGCGAGACCGCGAGTCCGGCGGCACCGGCCTGGGGCTGGCGATAGTCGAAACCGCCGTTATGCAGCACCGCGGCTGGGTAAAGGCCGAGGACAGCCCGCTCGGAGGGCTGCGGCTGATTATCTGGCTCCCCCTTTTGCCCCAGCGCTGA
- the trmL gene encoding tRNA (uridine(34)/cytosine(34)/5-carboxymethylaminomethyluridine(34)-2'-O)-methyltransferase TrmL encodes MLNIVLYQPEIPPNTGNIIRLCANTGFHLHLIEPLGFTWDDKRLRRAGLDYHEFAAIQHHRDYAAFLAQAQPTRLFALTTKGQPAHSAVSYQAGDYLLFGPETRGLPPSILDALPMSQKIRIPMQPDSRSMNLSNAVSVVVYEAWRQLDYAGARQ; translated from the coding sequence ATGCTGAACATTGTGTTATACCAACCGGAAATACCGCCCAACACCGGCAACATCATTCGCCTGTGCGCGAACACCGGTTTTCACCTTCACCTCATTGAACCGCTGGGATTTACCTGGGACGACAAGCGCCTACGCCGTGCGGGGCTGGATTATCATGAATTCGCCGCGATTCAGCATCATCGAGATTACGCCGCCTTCCTGGCGCAGGCGCAGCCGACGCGGCTGTTTGCGCTAACGACCAAGGGCCAGCCGGCGCACAGCGCGGTAAGCTATCAGGCTGGAGACTATTTGTTGTTCGGGCCGGAAACCCGCGGGCTGCCGCCGTCGATTCTTGACGCGCTGCCCATGTCGCAGAAAATCCGCATTCCGATGCAGCCGGACAGCCGCAGCATGAACCTGTCCAATGCGGTGTCGGTCGTGGTGTACGAGGCCTGGCGCCAGCTGGACTACGCCGGCGCACGGCAATAA
- the cysE gene encoding serine O-acetyltransferase, with translation MSTEELELVWNNIKAEARLLADCEPMLASFFHATLLKHENLGSALSYMLANKLSNPIMPAIAIREVVEEAYGADPGMIFSAARDIHAVRLRDPAVDKYSTPLLYLKGFHALQAYRIGHWLWYQNRQALAIYFQNQISVSFGVDIHPAACIGCGIMLDHATGIVIGETAVVEDDVSILQSVTLGGTGKTSGDRHPKIREGVMIGAGATILGNIEVGRGAKIGAGSVVLRAVPAHTTAAGVPARVVGRPDSDRPSEEMDQSFSSPGFEFGDGI, from the coding sequence ATGTCGACAGAAGAATTGGAACTTGTATGGAATAACATTAAAGCTGAAGCGCGATTGCTGGCCGATTGTGAACCCATGCTGGCCAGTTTTTTTCACGCTACCCTGCTAAAGCATGAAAACCTGGGCAGTGCATTGAGCTATATGCTGGCCAATAAACTTAGCAATCCCATCATGCCGGCCATCGCCATTCGTGAGGTGGTGGAGGAGGCCTACGGCGCCGATCCGGGCATGATATTCTCCGCCGCGCGCGACATCCATGCGGTGCGGTTGCGCGACCCGGCGGTGGATAAATATTCCACGCCGCTGCTGTATCTTAAGGGATTCCACGCCCTACAGGCTTACCGTATCGGCCATTGGCTGTGGTATCAAAACCGCCAGGCGCTGGCGATTTATTTTCAAAATCAGATTTCCGTCTCCTTTGGCGTGGATATACATCCTGCGGCCTGCATCGGCTGCGGCATTATGCTCGACCACGCCACGGGGATCGTCATTGGCGAAACCGCGGTGGTGGAAGATGATGTTTCCATTCTGCAATCCGTTACGCTCGGCGGCACGGGCAAGACCAGCGGCGATCGCCACCCCAAGATCCGCGAAGGGGTGATGATCGGTGCCGGCGCCACCATCCTCGGCAATATCGAGGTAGGGCGGGGGGCGAAAATCGGCGCCGGTTCGGTCGTCTTGCGCGCGGTACCGGCCCATACCACCGCCGCCGGCGTACCGGCACGGGTGGTGGGCAGACCGGACAGCGACCGGCCGTCGGAGGAGATGGATCAGTCTTTCAGCAGCCCCGGTTTTGAATTCGGCGACGGCATCTGA
- the gpsA gene encoding NAD(P)H-dependent glycerol-3-phosphate dehydrogenase, whose product MPGDASMIVIGAGSYGTALAITLARNGHEVLLWGHDPAHIQALEVARCNQAFLPDVPFPPTLRLEASLPTALAAGRDVLIVVPSHVFGSVLTQLKPHLRQDARIVWATKGLEAETGRLLQEVAREVLGDEIPLAVVSGPTFARELAAGLPTAIALAATDATFSADLQRLLHCGKSFRVYNNPDLIGVQLGGAVKNVIAIGAGISDGIGFGANARTALITRGLAEMSRLGAAMGAEPGTFMGMAGLGDLVLTCTDNQSRNRRFGMLLGQGAGVEDAQEKIGQVVEGYRNTKEVLALANRYGVEMPITEQIYQVLYQNKNAHQAALTLLGRAQKDERAGG is encoded by the coding sequence ATGCCTGGCGATGCTTCAATGATTGTTATCGGTGCCGGCTCTTACGGTACGGCCCTGGCTATCACCCTGGCGCGTAACGGTCATGAGGTGTTGCTGTGGGGGCACGATCCGGCCCATATCCAGGCGCTGGAGGTGGCGCGCTGCAATCAGGCTTTTTTGCCCGATGTGCCCTTTCCGCCGACGCTACGCCTGGAAGCCTCGCTGCCGACGGCGCTGGCCGCCGGCCGCGATGTGCTGATTGTTGTCCCGAGCCACGTATTTGGCAGCGTGCTAACGCAACTCAAACCGCATCTGCGGCAGGATGCGCGCATTGTCTGGGCTACCAAGGGACTGGAGGCGGAGACCGGGCGGCTATTGCAGGAGGTGGCGCGGGAGGTGCTGGGCGACGAGATACCGCTGGCGGTTGTGTCGGGGCCGACATTCGCGCGCGAATTGGCGGCCGGTCTGCCCACCGCCATCGCATTGGCCGCCACCGACGCTACGTTCAGCGCCGATTTACAGCGGTTGTTACACTGCGGTAAAAGTTTTCGGGTTTACAATAATCCCGACCTCATTGGCGTTCAGCTCGGTGGCGCGGTGAAGAACGTTATTGCCATCGGCGCCGGCATCTCCGACGGCATCGGTTTCGGCGCTAACGCGCGCACCGCATTGATCACTCGCGGTCTGGCGGAAATGTCGCGCCTTGGCGCGGCGATGGGCGCCGAGCCCGGCACCTTCATGGGCATGGCGGGGCTGGGGGATTTGGTGCTTACCTGTACCGACAATCAGTCGCGCAATCGCCGTTTCGGCATGCTGCTGGGGCAGGGCGCCGGCGTCGAGGACGCGCAGGAAAAGATTGGGCAAGTGGTGGAGGGCTACCGCAATACCAAGGAGGTATTGGCGCTGGCCAACCGTTACGGGGTGGAGATGCCCATTACCGAACAGATTTATCAGGTGCTGTATCAGAACAAAAACGCGCATCAGGCGGCGCTGACGCTGCTGGGCCGCGCGCAGAAAGATGAAAGGGCCGGCGGCTAA
- the secB gene encoding protein-export chaperone SecB, with amino-acid sequence MSEQNNTEMAFQIQRIYTKDVSFEAPNAPKVFQQEWQPEIKLDLDTASSQLAEEIYEVVLRVTVTATLGDDTAFLCEVQQAGIFTISGIDGTQMAHCLGAYCPNILFPYARECITSQVSRGTFPQLNLAPVNFDALFMNYLQQQADGEGSQPAQDA; translated from the coding sequence ATGTCAGAACAAAATAATACCGAGATGGCGTTTCAGATTCAGCGCATTTACACCAAGGATGTTTCGTTTGAAGCGCCGAACGCGCCCAAGGTGTTCCAGCAGGAGTGGCAGCCTGAAATCAAACTGGATCTTGATACCGCGTCCAGCCAGCTGGCGGAAGAGATTTATGAAGTCGTGCTGCGGGTCACCGTGACGGCGACGCTGGGGGACGACACCGCGTTTTTATGCGAAGTCCAGCAGGCGGGCATCTTTACCATCTCCGGCATTGACGGCACCCAAATGGCGCATTGCCTCGGCGCCTACTGCCCGAACATTTTGTTCCCCTACGCCCGCGAGTGCATCACCAGTCAGGTGTCCCGCGGTACCTTCCCGCAGCTGAACCTGGCGCCGGTCAACTTTGACGCGCTGTTCATGAACTACCTGCAGCAGCAGGCCGACGGCGAAGGCAGCCAGCCGGCTCAGGACGCCTGA
- the grxC gene encoding glutaredoxin 3: MANIEIYTKATCPYCHRAKALFTRKQVPFQEIPIDGDVDLREEMIKRSGRTTVPQIFIDGKHVGGCDDLHALDARGGLDPLLK, translated from the coding sequence ATGGCCAATATCGAAATTTATACCAAAGCAACCTGCCCCTATTGCCATCGCGCTAAAGCGTTATTCACCCGCAAACAGGTGCCGTTTCAGGAAATCCCCATCGATGGCGACGTGGATCTGCGAGAAGAGATGATTAAGCGCAGCGGCCGCACCACGGTGCCGCAGATTTTTATTGATGGCAAGCATGTGGGCGGCTGCGATGATCTGCACGCGCTTGATGCGCGCGGCGGCCTGGATCCCCTGCTTAAATAA
- a CDS encoding rhodanese-like domain-containing protein → MQEIMQFVGNHPMLSLAWVVLLGAVIFTTFQSRFSKVGDIARGEAIRLINKEDAVIVDLRNRDDYRKGHIANSLNLAASDIKSGNLGELEKAKGKPVIVVCASGTTSRDPAQNLIKAGFERVYVLKEGISGWSGENLPLVRGK, encoded by the coding sequence ATGCAAGAAATTATGCAATTTGTCGGCAACCATCCCATGCTTAGTTTAGCGTGGGTGGTCCTTTTGGGTGCCGTAATTTTTACCACTTTCCAAAGCCGGTTTTCCAAAGTGGGCGACATCGCCCGCGGTGAAGCTATCCGCCTGATCAACAAGGAAGACGCGGTGATTGTTGATCTGCGCAACCGCGATGATTACCGTAAAGGGCATATTGCCAATAGCCTGAATCTGGCGGCGTCGGACATCAAATCCGGCAATCTGGGCGAGCTGGAGAAAGCGAAGGGTAAACCGGTCATTGTCGTTTGCGCCAGCGGCACCACCTCGCGCGATCCGGCGCAAAACCTGATCAAAGCCGGCTTTGAGAGGGTTTATGTGCTTAAAGAAGGCATATCCGGCTGGAGCGGGGAAAATTTACCGCTGGTCCGGGGTAAATAA
- the envC gene encoding murein hydrolase activator EnvC produces MRAGDRQRATGFRYRLCAGMLYAGALLLPVAGHAADNKQQLETVQQSILAKEKSVQQQQKQRSALLGQLKQQEQSIARSSRALRDTQRTLETLNRDIDRLTRSIRQLQDRQAAQQKLLAQQLDAAFRQGQHSGLQLILSNEESLRSERILAYFSYLNEARAKTINDLRQTRTDLAAQKREQQQKQQQQQQVLQQQQQQQQTLQSARAARQKTLSGLNSSIAEDKQRLAELHQNEARLRDTIARAEREAKARAEREAREAQRVRDREAQAKSRGSSYKPSASERALVARTGGLGRPAGQDLWPVRGRTLHSFGEPQQGELRYKGLVIAAPEGSEVKAIAAGRVLMADWLQGYGLMVVIEHGKGDMSLYGYNQSALVNVGDQVKAGQPIALVGASGGQGTPSLYFEIRRQGQAVNPIPWLGR; encoded by the coding sequence ATGCGCGCCGGCGATCGGCAGCGCGCCACAGGATTCAGGTATCGTCTCTGCGCCGGCATGCTTTACGCCGGCGCACTGCTGTTGCCTGTCGCCGGCCACGCCGCGGATAACAAACAGCAGCTTGAAACGGTGCAACAATCTATTCTCGCCAAAGAAAAAAGCGTACAGCAACAGCAAAAACAGCGCTCCGCTTTGCTCGGCCAACTCAAGCAGCAAGAGCAGTCCATCGCCCGCTCCTCCCGCGCCCTGCGGGATACCCAGCGCACGCTGGAGACGCTGAACCGCGACATCGATCGGCTGACGCGCTCCATACGCCAGTTGCAGGACCGTCAGGCCGCGCAGCAGAAATTGCTGGCGCAGCAGTTGGACGCCGCTTTTCGCCAGGGGCAGCATTCCGGGCTACAGTTGATCCTCAGCAACGAGGAGAGCCTGCGCAGTGAACGCATTCTGGCCTATTTCAGCTACCTTAACGAAGCGCGCGCGAAAACCATTAATGATCTGCGCCAGACCCGTACCGACCTCGCGGCGCAAAAGCGCGAACAGCAGCAGAAACAACAGCAGCAACAGCAGGTGTTGCAGCAGCAACAACAGCAACAGCAAACGTTGCAAAGCGCCCGCGCCGCGCGTCAGAAAACCTTGAGCGGCCTGAATTCGTCTATCGCGGAAGATAAGCAGCGTCTGGCGGAGCTGCACCAAAACGAGGCGCGACTGCGCGATACCATCGCCCGCGCGGAGCGCGAAGCCAAGGCCCGCGCCGAGCGCGAAGCGCGGGAAGCGCAGCGGGTGCGTGACCGGGAAGCGCAGGCGAAAAGCCGCGGCAGCAGTTATAAACCCAGCGCAAGCGAGCGGGCGCTGGTCGCCCGTACCGGCGGTCTCGGTCGTCCGGCGGGACAAGATCTCTGGCCGGTGCGGGGCCGCACGCTGCACAGCTTCGGCGAGCCTCAGCAGGGAGAACTGCGTTATAAAGGGTTGGTGATTGCGGCGCCGGAAGGCAGCGAGGTGAAAGCCATCGCCGCCGGCAGGGTACTGATGGCCGACTGGTTGCAAGGTTATGGGCTGATGGTCGTAATAGAACACGGCAAGGGCGATATGAGCCTGTATGGTTATAACCAGAGCGCGCTGGTCAACGTCGGCGACCAGGTCAAGGCCGGGCAACCTATCGCTCTGGTCGGCGCCAGCGGCGGCCAGGGCACGCCGTCGCTTTATTTTGAAATTCGCCGCCAGGGCCAGGCGGTCAATCCCATACCCTGGTTAGGAAGGTAG